One Oncorhynchus keta strain PuntledgeMale-10-30-2019 chromosome 11, Oket_V2, whole genome shotgun sequence DNA window includes the following coding sequences:
- the rad51d gene encoding DNA repair protein RAD51 homolog 4 isoform X1, producing MVVLRDGMCPGLSEELVVALRAADITTVEDLVSSDTEDLAQKCSVSYKALLAIRRVLLAQHTAFPVSGADLYEDLLSSTAILSTGNPSLDKLLDSGLYTGELTELAGGPGSGKTQVCFGVAVNISYQLKQRVIYVDSTGGLSASRLLQMLQAKSCNIEEQMEALQRIQVFPVFDIFSLLGCLHHFRCVGLQQASAGGGSVKAVIVDSVSAVISPILGGKQNEGMSMMMQVAGLLKTIAKDFNVAVLVTNTVTRDGNGQLKAGLGQTWSHVPRIRILLQRLERPGSTCSSVRTATLAKSSRQPCHLKEEFDLQCWGRSEEQLYGISGKRKLENTEPS from the exons ATGGTTGTTCTCAGAGATGGCATGTGTCCTGGATTGAGTGAAGAATTGGTTGTGGCTTTACGAGCAGCAGACATTACAACAG TGGAAGATCTGGTGTCATCAGATACAGaagaccttgctcaaaaatgttCCGTGTCCTATAAG GCCCTGCTGGCTATACGCAGAGTGCTCCTTGCCCAGCACACAGCATTCCCTGTATCAGGTGCTGATCTATATGAAGACCTGCTGAGTTCAACAGCCATCCTCTCCACAGGCAATCCTAG TCTAGATAAGCTTCTAGACTCTGGCTTGTACACAGGAGAGCTCACAGAGTTGGCAGGAGGCCCTGGAAGTGGAAAAACCCAG GTGTGTTTTGGTGTTGCAGTGAATATATCTTACCAACTGAAGCAGAGAGTCATATATGTTGACTCAACAGGAGGACTGTCGGCAAGTCGCTTGCTTCAGATGCTCCAAGCGAAGTCGTGCAATATAGAAGAACAG ATGGAGGCTCTTCAGAGAATCCAGGTCTTTCCGGTGTTTGACATTTTCTCGTTACTCGGCTGTCTACATCATTTTCGATGCGTTGGACTTCAGCAG GCATCTGCGGGAGGTGGCTCAGTCAAAGCTGTAATTGTGGATTCAGTGTCAGCAGTTATTTCTCCCATACTGGGAGGCAAACAAAATGAAG GCATGTCCATGATGATGCAAGTGGCAGGGCTGTTGAAGACAATCGCCAAAGACTTCAATGTAGCCGTTCTG GTGACAAACACTGTGACCAGAGACGGCAATGGGCAGCTGAAAGCCGGACTGGGCCAAACGTGGAGTCACGTACCTAGAATTCGGATTCTACTGCAACGGCTCGAGAGGCCGGGATCTACTTGTTCTAGCGTACGCACTGCCACTTTGGCCAAGTCCTCAAGACAG CCTTGTCATCTGAAAGAAGAGTTTGACTTGCAGTGCTGGGGCAGGTCTGAAGAACAGCTGTATGGAATATCAGGAAAGAGGAAGCTGGAGAACACTGAGCCCAGCTAG
- the rad51d gene encoding DNA repair protein RAD51 homolog 4 isoform X2: MVVLRDGMCPGLSEELVVALRAADITTVEDLVSSDTEDLAQKCSVSYKALLAIRRVLLAQHTAFPVSGADLYEDLLSSTAILSTGNPSLDKLLDSGLYTGELTELAGGPGSGKTQVCFGVAVNISYQLKQRVIYVDSTGGLSASRLLQMLQAKSCNIEEQMEALQRIQVFPVFDIFSLLGCLHHFRCVGLQQASAGGGSVKAVIVDSVSAVISPILGGKQNEGMSMMMQVAGLLKTIAKDFNVAVLPCHLKEEFDLQCWGRSEEQLYGISGKRKLENTEPS; encoded by the exons ATGGTTGTTCTCAGAGATGGCATGTGTCCTGGATTGAGTGAAGAATTGGTTGTGGCTTTACGAGCAGCAGACATTACAACAG TGGAAGATCTGGTGTCATCAGATACAGaagaccttgctcaaaaatgttCCGTGTCCTATAAG GCCCTGCTGGCTATACGCAGAGTGCTCCTTGCCCAGCACACAGCATTCCCTGTATCAGGTGCTGATCTATATGAAGACCTGCTGAGTTCAACAGCCATCCTCTCCACAGGCAATCCTAG TCTAGATAAGCTTCTAGACTCTGGCTTGTACACAGGAGAGCTCACAGAGTTGGCAGGAGGCCCTGGAAGTGGAAAAACCCAG GTGTGTTTTGGTGTTGCAGTGAATATATCTTACCAACTGAAGCAGAGAGTCATATATGTTGACTCAACAGGAGGACTGTCGGCAAGTCGCTTGCTTCAGATGCTCCAAGCGAAGTCGTGCAATATAGAAGAACAG ATGGAGGCTCTTCAGAGAATCCAGGTCTTTCCGGTGTTTGACATTTTCTCGTTACTCGGCTGTCTACATCATTTTCGATGCGTTGGACTTCAGCAG GCATCTGCGGGAGGTGGCTCAGTCAAAGCTGTAATTGTGGATTCAGTGTCAGCAGTTATTTCTCCCATACTGGGAGGCAAACAAAATGAAG GCATGTCCATGATGATGCAAGTGGCAGGGCTGTTGAAGACAATCGCCAAAGACTTCAATGTAGCCGTTCTG CCTTGTCATCTGAAAGAAGAGTTTGACTTGCAGTGCTGGGGCAGGTCTGAAGAACAGCTGTATGGAATATCAGGAAAGAGGAAGCTGGAGAACACTGAGCCCAGCTAG
- the tmem248 gene encoding transmembrane protein 248 isoform X2: MVYLLNPLENLRSYINNRPPLVIFMVSVSAVAIAFLTIGYFFKIKEIKSPEMTEDWNIFLLRFNEIDFCVSENETLKHSLNESTTPESTVTSGQARSSTQAPLLLEDPGPINISVPITLTLDPLRPFGGYSRNITHLYATVLVGQVGLAGRDAHEEMNITFTLPASWNSDECVLHSHCEQVVFSTCMTITAASNVFPVTVQPPHCVPETYTNATSWYKIFTTARDSDTKYTQDYNPFWCYKGAIGKVYHTLNPKLTVIVPDDDRSLINLHLMHTSYFLFVMVITMFCYAVIKGRPGKVRTTTNPDFCAEKVALSEG; encoded by the exons ATG GTGTACCTGTTAAATCCTCTGGAGAACCTGAGGAGCTACATCAATAATCGTCCACCACTGGTCATCTTTATGGTCAGCGTCAGCGCCGTGGCCATCGCCTTCCTCACCATCGGCTACTTCTTCAAAATCAAGGAGATCAAATCCCCAGAGATGACTGAG gACTGGAACATCTTCCTTCTGCGCTTCAACGAGATTGACTTCTGCGTATCAGAGAATGAGACGCTCAAGCACAGCTTGAACGAGTCAACCACGCCCGAAAGCACGGTGACCAGTGGCCAGGCGCGCTCCAGCACCCAGGCCCCGCTGCTTCTGGAGGACCCGGGCCCAATCAATATCTCTGTTCCCATCACCCTTACCCTGGACCCACTGAGGCCCTTCGGGGGCTACTCACGtaacatcacccacctctacGCCACCGTGCTGGTGGGACAGGTCGGCCTGGCCG GCAGGGATGCCCACGAGGAGATGAACATCACCTTCACACTGCCAGCGTCATGGAATTCTGATGAGTGCGTGCTGCACAGCCACTGTGAACAAGTGGTGTTTAGCACTTGTATGACCATCACTGCTGCCAGCAACGTCTTCCCTGTCACAGT GCAACCGCCCCACTGTGTCCCAGAGACCTACACAAACGCCACGTCCTGGTACAAGATCTTCACCACGGCCCGTGACTCGGACACCAAGTACACGCAGGACTACAACCCTTTCTGGTGTTACAAAGGAGCCATCGGCAAGGTGTACCACACCCTCAACCCCAAGCTGACTGTCATCGTGCCAGAC GACGACCGCTCACTCATCAACCTACACCTAATGCACACCAGCTACTTTCTCTTTGTGATGGTCATCACCATGTTCTGTTATGCTGTTATCAAGGGCCGGCCAGGGAAAGTACGGACAACCACCAACCCAGACTTTTGCGCTGAAAAG GTGGCCTTGTCAGAGGGGTAA
- the tmem248 gene encoding transmembrane protein 248 isoform X1 has protein sequence MYSRNSLWSYVRCVFMSLMKKVYLLNPLENLRSYINNRPPLVIFMVSVSAVAIAFLTIGYFFKIKEIKSPEMTEDWNIFLLRFNEIDFCVSENETLKHSLNESTTPESTVTSGQARSSTQAPLLLEDPGPINISVPITLTLDPLRPFGGYSRNITHLYATVLVGQVGLAGRDAHEEMNITFTLPASWNSDECVLHSHCEQVVFSTCMTITAASNVFPVTVQPPHCVPETYTNATSWYKIFTTARDSDTKYTQDYNPFWCYKGAIGKVYHTLNPKLTVIVPDDDRSLINLHLMHTSYFLFVMVITMFCYAVIKGRPGKVRTTTNPDFCAEKVALSEG, from the exons ATGTACTCACGCAATTCACTATGGAGTTATGTCAGATGTGTGTTCATGTCTTTGATGAAAAAG GTGTACCTGTTAAATCCTCTGGAGAACCTGAGGAGCTACATCAATAATCGTCCACCACTGGTCATCTTTATGGTCAGCGTCAGCGCCGTGGCCATCGCCTTCCTCACCATCGGCTACTTCTTCAAAATCAAGGAGATCAAATCCCCAGAGATGACTGAG gACTGGAACATCTTCCTTCTGCGCTTCAACGAGATTGACTTCTGCGTATCAGAGAATGAGACGCTCAAGCACAGCTTGAACGAGTCAACCACGCCCGAAAGCACGGTGACCAGTGGCCAGGCGCGCTCCAGCACCCAGGCCCCGCTGCTTCTGGAGGACCCGGGCCCAATCAATATCTCTGTTCCCATCACCCTTACCCTGGACCCACTGAGGCCCTTCGGGGGCTACTCACGtaacatcacccacctctacGCCACCGTGCTGGTGGGACAGGTCGGCCTGGCCG GCAGGGATGCCCACGAGGAGATGAACATCACCTTCACACTGCCAGCGTCATGGAATTCTGATGAGTGCGTGCTGCACAGCCACTGTGAACAAGTGGTGTTTAGCACTTGTATGACCATCACTGCTGCCAGCAACGTCTTCCCTGTCACAGT GCAACCGCCCCACTGTGTCCCAGAGACCTACACAAACGCCACGTCCTGGTACAAGATCTTCACCACGGCCCGTGACTCGGACACCAAGTACACGCAGGACTACAACCCTTTCTGGTGTTACAAAGGAGCCATCGGCAAGGTGTACCACACCCTCAACCCCAAGCTGACTGTCATCGTGCCAGAC GACGACCGCTCACTCATCAACCTACACCTAATGCACACCAGCTACTTTCTCTTTGTGATGGTCATCACCATGTTCTGTTATGCTGTTATCAAGGGCCGGCCAGGGAAAGTACGGACAACCACCAACCCAGACTTTTGCGCTGAAAAG GTGGCCTTGTCAGAGGGGTAA